Genomic window (Magnolia sinica isolate HGM2019 chromosome 6, MsV1, whole genome shotgun sequence):
ttcctgcaatccgagctaagtctctcctttaggctttactGTCTTGCCTTGGTCAGACCCGTTACCTCGGGTCTTCGGGCTGTGTCCGTAGAGTTGTCtattccataaccgggtctccggactagtcatattttttcccaacaaataaaattttagatatatcatgaactgAAAATTACTTGTATTGATAAATTTTGatcatttattggatggttaaaatgaaaaatatccaatggtatttatttcaaaaaacaagtgtccacgaatcagacgATAGTAATTTCTCACCAATTTTTGTTTTGGAATTTTATTTAGAAATATCTGCACCACAATTTAGTGGGTTTAATTTGGGTTGATACATGCCATGTGTAATAGTTTTatcatatttttaatttttactcGTGATAATATCGGGAAATTCCTGCTTGtaaaatatcaaaatatttattataaattcataaatgattttgaaatttaaaattttggataAAAAGTGAATTTAGTTAAATTTTTAGACATTTATCTTGTAAAAATcgcaagaaaataaaataatcggACATTGAAAATATCGAAATCCGTGATATTTCCGTGAAATTTCGTAATTTCCTTAAACATCCAGGGGTAGACAAGGACCGCTGGCCTTGACGTTTCTTGGTAGTAAGAAAATGGCATTTTCGTTATATTCTCAACATTTAGGGTTAAATTCACTAGTAGAACACCTTATTaggtgagagagagaagctcattTCCCGAAGAAACGTTGTAGCTGATTGGCCGCGCTACCTGCGTACGTTAGAAGAGAACCCCACTGTAAACGGAAGAAAAACCAGTTCTCGGATTTTCTTTTCTATCTTTAATCGATTCCTGCGAGAAGAGAATCAGGTGCGCAAGTTAGCAAAACGATGGCGGGAATGCTACCTGGAGTGGAGGTGGCCCGAAAGAGAAGGATCCACCATCACCATCTCGACGACAACACGCGCGAGCCTTGTTTTCTGCGTTCACGTATCGCACCGTCGACAACGACGGCCATGGACGAAACTGCCCTCAAAGCCCGTACGAGGCTCGAAGAAAAGCTCCGAGGCATTGGTTACAGGTCCatcctctctctcccatctctcgATCGTAGCGTTTTATTTTGATTAGGATCCGACGGTTCCGATTATTCGGGGCTGACTGAGATCCGAAGGAACGGTGCATGCGCTATGCAGCCGGTAAGGCACTCGgaagatggtgggccctaccttgatgtatatattttatccacaccgtctatctattttggaCTCATTGCAtgaaatgatcttggaaaaatggatggacggcttggatgaaacacatacatcatggtggggcccacagagcaccgaacactaaccattggctggtggtggggtcactagccaatccgcgtgCCACGTGGAGACGATAGGGAAGATTTCTCCACAGGACATGACACGTGGCACGGTGATGTATTGTTCGGTTCTAACTCTGTAACTCTCGCGCGAGTTGCTTGTAACCCCTGTTACTTTAGATCCGTGGAGCCGATCATGATATCCATATGAAATCtagtccgttcatcagttttgtggGGTGATATCATGATGTCatttaaaaaatgaggtgaatctAATACTTAAATCATCCACGCcacggaaacagtggggatggaaatactgaccgttgaaaccttcataaggcccaccttgatctatatatgccatccaatccattcataagtggATTTACAACAGGATGTAcggaataaacaaatatcattCCGATCCGAAACCTCTATATATCACAGTAAGGTTTTGATGGTgatcgttcaatccccactgtttcctgtggtggggctcacgttagttttggatattcttcatttttcttcttccatggagaaactgatggacggtatggatttcacaCAGACATCtcagtggagcccacagagctttggaGTACATGCTCTCCTCGTAGCCGGCTTACACGCACCTCGCACCACGTTTAGCGTAGCGTTCGACGGGTGCTAGTTTGGACGGAAGTGGAATCGGTACTAACTCAGTACGTtgcagcgtactgagtaaattttgtggagcccaccgtggatgcatgtcttatccatgccgtccatccattttttcagatcatttttacGTTTGAGCCTCAATTTGAAGCATAACACCCCGATTGAAACACATCATTAGAAAGTGGGTGAGGATAATGAcgtctccaccgttgaaatcttcccaggGCCCACACTGATatctatatgtcatccaacctgctcactAGATCAGAAACGCGTgaatgatgggaaaaaacaaatagtAGCTTCATATAAAACTTGTggaccctaagaatttttcaaccgtaggtattcaattcccactgtttcttgtggtgttgtccattgagctttgaatatgcttcaattttgagcaaatttcctaaaatgaactggtaaaacagatggacggcatggataaaacatccacgtcgtctatccattttgccagctcatttaggATTACGGAGTGGGAGAGGTTGGGCAGAAGAGGTGATCAAATCAAGTGTGTTTGTTGCAACCACTTCTCATTCTTCAGAAAAGCTGTTGCCTCCCTTgtctaaaaaaattatattgaggTTGGATTTTACTATCTATCACACATGTTCATATGTTCCatgttttttaaaatccaaactgCTTATCAAATTCATCATCACAGAAAGCCCATTCTGCTGAAATTTCAAGCGAATTGGacacttgagtgggccacaatcttACCAAGCTGGCAGTGATCATAAGCTCAAATCCAGCCGTTAGTATGCTTCTGATCAGGAGAAAATGTTTTTATAACCCATTATCAATGACACCCAAACACGCTCTTAGCTTACAACTTGCATTTCGCTTTACTCTTATCATATATGCCAGCTCTACTAGCATCCTGACCTTGCATTGCTTTCTTAATGGCAGATGGAGTAAAAACCAGCCTAGCAAAGATGGAGAGTCAGGCCATGCAGCCGGTGCAAGCAAAGCTGGTGTGGACGTGGTGAGAATGGAAATGGCGATTCATGTGGACagaaggaattcagagaaagtggTGTGTGCTGTTTGCCTGGATGAGATCCGGGCCAGACAGATGGTGATAAACCTCCCATGTTCCCACACCTACCACTCTCATTGCCTTCTACCATGGCTCAATGTTCATTCACATTGCCCTTACTGTAGGACCAATGTTCAATCTTGATATTTTGTTAAT
Coding sequences:
- the LOC131249389 gene encoding E3 ubiquitin-protein ligase RING1-like isoform X1, translating into MAGMLPGVEVARKRRIHHHHLDDNTREPCFLRSRIAPSTTTAMDETALKARTRLEEKLRGIGYRWSKNQPSKDGESGHAAGASKAGVDVVRMEMAIHVDRRNSEKVVCAVCLDEIRARQMVINLPCSHTYHSHCLLPWLNVHSHCPYCRTNVQS